From the Methanobacterium sp. CWC-01 genome, the window TACTCTCCGATGAGGGAGCGGGCCTGGTGGGGGGGCTGGGTATGGTGCCCTCAGCTAATATTGGCGATAAGAATAGCCTGTTTGAGCCGGTGCATGGTTCGGCTCCGGACATCGCTGGTCATAATGTAGCCAACCCCACCGCCATGCTGCTCTCGGTGGTGATGATGCTGCGCCACCTGAAAGAAGAAGATGCCGCCACCAAACTTGAAAAAGCCCTTCTAATGGTCTTAGAGGAAGGACGGGTTCTCACTCCGGACCTGGGGGGAAGTTCATCCACCCTGGAGATGGCCCGGGAGGTACGGGGTAAGTTGGACTCTGTTTGACCAGAGGATTTGGTGAGTAGTAAATTTTATATGCACCTCACAATATAGTTCACCATACTAAAGGGTTAAAAAGCACAGCTAAAAGCTGCCTTTGGGTCATTTAATGAATTAAAAATCACCCCTACTTTAAAAAAACTAAAAAAACCAATTCACAGATTATAAATCTAAGGTGACCACCCTTCAGCTTTTTAATGCTGTTTTAGAAATGTTACAAATTTATTTGGAGGTATTGTGCTATGAAAACCACCGTTAGTGTAATAAAAGCAGATGTTGGAAGTATCGCCGGGCACGGGCTGGCCCATCCCGCCTTACTGAAAAAATGTGAAGATATCCTGGGCAAAGCCAAGGAAGAAGGACTCCTGGAAGACTATTATGTCACCAACTGTGGTGACGACACCGAACTCATCATGACCCACCGTAACGGTGAAGAAAATGAGGAAGTCCACGAACTGGCCTGGAATGCCTTTATCGAAGCCACTGCCGTGGCCAAGGAACTTAAACTCTATGGTGCGGGACAGGACCTGCTTTCTGATACATTCTCCGGTAATATCAAGGGAATGGGACCTGGCTGTGCCGAGATGGAATTCAAAGAACGGCCCAGCGACCCGGTAGTGGTCTTCTGCTGTGACAAGACCGAACCCGGCGCATTTAACATGCCGTTGTTTAAAATGTTCGCTGACCCCTTCACCACCGCCGGCCTGGTCATCGACCCCTCCCTGCACGGAGGATTTGAATTCGAAGTATTCGACGTCATGGAGCACAAGAAGGTTAAAATGACCTGCCCCGACGAGATGTACGACCTGGTGGCCCTCCTGGGCACCATCAGCCGCTACGTCATAAAACGGATCCGGAGAAGAAGTGACAACGAAATAGCCGCCTCGGTGAGTACCGAACGACTGAACCTCATGGCCGGTAAGTACGTGGGTAAGGACGACCCAGTGGCCATTGTAAGATCCCAGTCTGGCTTCCCCGCCGCCGGTGAAGTGGTGGAACCATTCGCCTTCCCCCACCTGGTGGGTGGCTGGATGAGGGGCTCCCATAACGGACCACTGAT encodes:
- the fbp gene encoding fructose-1,6-bisphosphate aldolase/phosphatase, which gives rise to MKTTVSVIKADVGSIAGHGLAHPALLKKCEDILGKAKEEGLLEDYYVTNCGDDTELIMTHRNGEENEEVHELAWNAFIEATAVAKELKLYGAGQDLLSDTFSGNIKGMGPGCAEMEFKERPSDPVVVFCCDKTEPGAFNMPLFKMFADPFTTAGLVIDPSLHGGFEFEVFDVMEHKKVKMTCPDEMYDLVALLGTISRYVIKRIRRRSDNEIAASVSTERLNLMAGKYVGKDDPVAIVRSQSGFPAAGEVVEPFAFPHLVGGWMRGSHNGPLMPVAQKNAYPVRFDGPPRVMALGFQISDCKLVGPADMFDDPAYDRSRVLASEIAEYMRRHGPFEPHRLPADEMEYTTLPGVLEKLEDRMEDME